Proteins co-encoded in one Malus domestica chromosome 09, GDT2T_hap1 genomic window:
- the LOC103442508 gene encoding 14-3-3-like protein A isoform X1: MSPTDSSREENVYMAKLAEQAERYEEMVEFMEKVAKTVDVEELTVEERNLLSVAYKNVIGARRASWRIISSIEQKEESRGNEDHVAIIKEYRSKIETELSKICDGILNLLESHLIPSASSAESKVFYLKMKGDYYRYLAEFKTGGERKEAAESTLLAYKSAQDIALAELAPTHPIRLGLALNFSVFYYEILNSPDRACNLAKQAFDEAISELDTLGEESYKDSTLIMQLLRDNLTLWTSDITDDAGDEIKEASKRESSEAQQ; this comes from the exons ATGTCGCCAACTGATTCTTCACGCGAGGAGAATGTGTACATGGCCAAGTTGGCCGAACAGGCTGAGAGATATGAGGAGATGGTCGAGTTTATGGAGAAAGTTGCCAAGACTGTTGATGTTGAGGAGCTAACAGTGGAGGAAAGAAATCTCCTCTCTGTGGCTTATAAGAATGTGATTGGAGCAAGGAGAGCTTCGTGGAGGATCATATCTTCCATTGAGCAGAAGGAGGAGAGCAGAGGGAATGAGGATCATGTTGCGATTATCAAGGAATACAGGAGCAAGATTGAGACTGAGCTCAGCAAGATCTGTGATGGGATCTTGAACCTTCTTGAGTCGCACCTCATTCCATCTGCCTCATCTGCCGAGTCCAAGGTGTTTTACCTCAAGATGAAAGGTGATTACTACAGGTACCTTGCTGAGTTTAAGACTGGAGGTGAAAGAAAGGAAGCAGCTGAGAGCACTTTGTTGGCTTACAAGTCTGCTCAG GATATTGCCCTGGCTGAGCTGGCTCCAACCCACCCGATAAGGCTTGGACTTGCACTTAACTTCTCAGTCTTCTACTATGAAATCCTTAACTCACCAGATCGTGCTTGCAATCTGGCAAAACAG GCTTTTGATGAGGCTATTTCTGAGCTTGACACATTGGGTGAGGAATCCTACAAGGATAGCACTTTGATCATGCAGCTCCTCCGAGACAATCTGACACTCTGGACTTCTGATATCACG GATGATGCTGGGGACGAAATCAAGGAAGCATCAAAGCGCGAATCCAGTGAAGCACAGCAGTAA
- the LOC103442508 gene encoding 14-3-3-like protein A (The RefSeq protein has 2 substitutions compared to this genomic sequence) translates to MSPTDSSREENVYMAKLAEQAERYEEMVEFMEKVAKTVDVEELTVEERNLLSVAYKNVIGARRASWRIISSIEQKEESRGNEDHVAIIKEYRSKIETELSKICDGILNLLESHLIPSASSAESKVFYLKMKGDYHRYLAEFKTGGERKEAAESTLLAYKSAQDIALAELAPTHPIRLGLALNFSVFYYEILNSPDRACNLAKQAFDEAISELDTLGEESYKDSTLIMQLLRDNLTLWTSDITDDAGDEIKEASKRESSETQQ, encoded by the exons ATGTCGCCAACTGATTCTTCACGCGAGGAGAATGTGTACATGGCCAAGTTGGCCGAACAGGCTGAGAGATATGAGGAGATGGTCGAGTTTATGGAGAAAGTTGCCAAGACTGTTGATGTTGAGGAGCTAACAGTGGAGGAAAGAAATCTCCTCTCTGTGGCTTATAAGAATGTGATTGGAGCAAGGAGAGCTTCGTGGAGGATCATATCTTCCATTGAGCAGAAGGAGGAGAGCAGAGGGAATGAGGATCATGTTGCGATTATCAAGGAATACAGGAGCAAGATTGAGACTGAGCTCAGCAAGATCTGTGATGGGATCTTGAACCTTCTTGAGTCGCACCTCATTCCATCTGCCTCATCTGCCGAGTCCAAGGTGTTTTACCTCAAGATGAAAGGTGATTACTACAGGTACCTTGCTGAGTTTAAGACTGGAGGTGAAAGAAAGGAAGCAGCTGAGAGCACTTTGTTGGCTTACAAGTCTGCTCAG GATATTGCCCTGGCTGAGCTGGCTCCAACCCACCCGATAAGGCTTGGACTTGCACTTAACTTCTCAGTCTTCTACTATGAAATCCTTAACTCACCAGATCGTGCTTGCAATCTGGCAAAACAG GCTTTTGATGAGGCTATTTCTGAGCTTGACACATTGGGTGAGGAATCCTACAAGGATAGCACTTTGATCATGCAGCTCCTCCGAGACAATCTGACACTCTGGACTTCTGATATCACG GATGATGCTGGGGACGAAATCAAGGAAGCATCAAAGCGCGAATCCAGTGAAGCACAGCAGTAA